AAAAAATGGGCAATGTTAAGATAACATTGCCCATTTTAAGGATATATTTTTCTGAGTTATGATACTATTAACCCAATACAGCTTTTACTTTATCTGCAGCTTCTTGGAATTGTACAGCAGACTGTACATCTAAACCAGAATTATCAATTAATTCTTTTGCTAAATCTGCATTTGTACCTTGTAAACGAACAATAATAGGCACGTTTATAGTTCCCATATTCTTATATGCATCAATAACACCCTGAGCAACACGATCACAACGAACGATACCACCGAAGATATTAATCAAAATTGCTTTTACTGCAGGATCTTTTAATATAATTTTAAAAGCAGCCTCTACACGAGCAGCATCAGCAGTACCACCAACATCTAAAAAGTTAGCTGGCTCACCACCTGCTTGCTTAATTAAATCCATAGTTGCCATTGCTAAACCAGCTCCGTTTACCATGCACCCAACGTTACCATCAAGATCTACGTAATTTAAACCTAAAGCACCAGCTTCAACTTCAATTGCATTTTCTTCACGAAGATCACGCATTTCTGCATATTGTTTTCTTCTAAAAAGTGCATTATCATCTATAGATACCTTAGCATCTACAGCCATTATTTTATCATCCGAAGTTTTTAAAACTGGGTTGATTTCAAACATACTTGAATCACTTTCATCATATGCTTTATATAAAGATGCTACGAACTTTGTCATTTCTTTAAAAGCAGTACCAGATAATCCTAAATTAAAGGCAATCTTACGTGCTTGAAAAGGCAATAACCCTGTTCCAGGATCAATCTCTTCTGTAAAAATTAAATGAGGTGTATTTTCAGCTACTTCTTCGATATCCATACCACCTTCTGTAGAATACATAATCATGTTTCTACCAGTACCACGGTTTAATAAAACAGACATGTAAAACTCTTTAGTTTCACTTGCTCCTGGATAATAAACATCCTCTGCAACTAATATTTGGTGTACCTTTTTACCTTCAGCAGAAGTTTGAGGCGTAATCAAAGTCATTCCAATGATTTGTCCTGCAATTTCTTCAACCTCTTTTAAATTCTTAGCTAATTTAACTCCACCACCTTTTCCGCGGCCACCAGCGTGAACTTGCGCTTTTATAACGTGCCATCCAGTCCCTGTTTCTGCTGTTAATTGCTTTGCAGCATCTACAGCTTCTTTTGCAGTATGAGCTACAATTCCTCTTTGGATACGTACCCCAAAACTTGCTAAAATTTCTTTTCCTTGATATTCGTGAAGATTCATAAGTAAATCGTGTCTTTATTTAATGATGACAAAAATAACAAACCATTGCTAATTACCCTAATGAAATTAGAAAGCTATTTCCTTAAATTTTAAATTATCATCAAAAAATAACATATTAGGTATTTTTTTAGCTAAAATATACGCTTAATTCTCATATAAAATCTTTAAAAATAATGATCAAAATAAATGATTGCTTAAACAATTGCCCCTCAACTCCAAACCCACAGGGTTGTTATAAATAAAACAATTTGTTGTATTTTGGTTTTTTGATGTTTTATTTTGTTCAGAACAAAGAAGAAGTATAGATTTGCTTTAAAATTATAGTGCAATGACGAATCACGATTTATTGAACATCGCAAAAACCTACGGAGATCCGGTTTATGTGTATGATTCTGAAAAAATAATAGCCCAGTTTAACAGGCTTACTAACGCATTTAGCGGAGTTAAAAAACTAAAATTAAATTACGCCGCTAAGGCCTTATCAAATATTACTATATTAAAACTAATGAATAGTCTTGGTAGCGGCTTAGATACTGTTTCTATTCAAGAAGTGCAATTAGGTCTTCTTGCTGGTTTTAAACCTGAAAACATCATCTTTACCCCTAATGGAGTTTCTTTAGAAGAAATTGAAGAAGCTGCTAAATTAGGCGTACGTATTAATATAGATAACTTATCTATATTAGAACAATTTGGAAGTAAGTTCCCTAAAGTTCCAGTATGTATTCGTATCAACCCTCATGTAATGGCTGGAGGAAACTCTAACATTTCTGTAGGCCATATTGATTCAAAATTTGGAATTAGCATTCATCAAATACCGCATTTATTACGCATTGTAGAACTTACACAAATGCATATAAATGGCATTCATATGCATACTGGGAGCGACATATTAGATATTGATGTATTCCTTTATGCTTCTGAAATATTGTTTGAAACTGCTAAAAACTTCAAGGAATTAGATTTTATTGATTTCGGAAGTGGTTTTAAAGTACCTTATAAAGAAGGAGACATTGAGACAAACATAGAAGAATTAGGTAGTAAACTAACTGAAAAGTTTAATGCTTTCTGTAAAGAATACGGAAAAGAATTAACCTTAGCTTTTGAACCTGGTAAGTTTCTAGTGAGCGAAGCGGGCCAATTTCTTGCAAAAGTGAATGTTGTAAAACAGACAACATCTACGGTTTTTGCTAGTATTGATTCTGGATTTAATCACTTAATTCGCCCTATGCTTTATGGTTCTTACCATCAAATAGAAAACATCTCCAACCCAGAAGGTAGAGAACGTTACTATTCTGTGGTAGGCTACATTTGCGAAACGGATACTTTTGCTAGTAACCGTAGAATTACAGAAATATCTGAAGGAGATATACTTACCTTTAAAAATGCTGGTGCTTATTGCTTTACCATGGCAAGTAATTACAACAGCAGATTTAGACCTGCCGAAGTATTATGGCACAAAGGAGAAGCTGTATTAATTAGAGAGCGCGAAACTTTAGAAGATATCATTAAAAACCAAGTAGATGTAAAAAATCTTTTTTCAAAAAAAGAAAAAGCAACTGCTAAATAATAAAGTAAAATAATACCTATCTAAAAAAATCCTGCAATGCAGGATTTTTTGTTTTACAACGTTTTACTATTTTTTGGAAATAAAATAGCAATTAAAACGTTATTTTTATACATGTTAAGAGACTAAACAATCAAATAGTACAAAATGAAATTAACCTTATACGCTTTCTTTATCGTTAGCATGTTAAATATATTTACCACAAATGCTCAAGAAGTTACGTGGTTATCCTGGGAAGAAGCTGCAAAACTTGCCGAAACAGATAAAAATCCGAAGAAGATTTTTGTAGATGTCTATACGGATTGGTGTGGCTGGTGCAAAAAAATGGACAAGGATACTTTCCAAGATGCTACTGTAGCAGCCTATATGGAAAAGAATTTCTATATGGTGAAACTAGATGGCGAAGGCAAAGAACCTATAGAATTTAAAGGAAAGACTTTTAAGTTTGTTCCCTCTGGAAGAAACGGATATCATGAATTTGCTGCTGCATTAATGCAAGGAAAATTAAGCTACCCTACTACTATATTTTTAGATGAAAAAATGAATATGCTTTCTCCGATTCCAGGATATCAAAAACCGGATGCATTTTTACAAATAGCGAAGTACTTTGGAGACAATATCCACAAGGAAAAAGACTGGAAAACGTATACCGAAGGAAAATAAAATTTACAATACTTTTTGTGCCCACTCTGTCCATGATCCGTCATAGACAGATTTTTTATTTTTAATACCCACTAGTTCACTCGCTAATAAAAGTATACATGCAGTGACTCCCGACCCACAACTAAATACTAATGGTCGAACGTCATTTTTTACATTTTCAAACAGTTGTAGCAATTCCGTTTTATCTTTAAATTTATGATTATCAAGCACTGTGGTGTAGGGTATATTTATTGAATTGGGTATACTCCCGCTCCTTAAATCTTTTCTAGGTTCTGCCGCCGTTCCATTAAACCTACCTTGCGATCGTGCATCAATAAGTATGGCTACTTCTGATATCGTATTTTCTAAAACGGAGTTAAAATCGACCACCATTTCACTATTGAAAGATGCTGTAAAGTTCCCTCTTACATACGTTTCTTTCTTATTTTCTTCTAAAGGTAAATTATGATGAATCCACTCTGGTAAGCCTCCGTCTAAAACTGCAATATTTACATGTCCCATAGCCTTAAATAGCCACCAAACTCTAGGGCTCCAATAAATTCCCATAGCATCATAAACCACCAGTAGACTATTTTGATTAATTCCAAGATTTTGACACTCCTCTTGAAATTGCTCAGGGCTTGGTATCTTATTTGGATATGGATTTTCCGTTTCTGAAAAATTAGTTTTCAAATCAAAATAGCGCGCACCCACAATTCTAGTACTTATATTTTCCGAAAGAGCGCCTGACATTGGATTTGCAGCACTCGCGTCTAAAATTATCAAATTAGAATCGTTTAAATGTGCCTGCAGCCATTTTGATGAAACTATAGAAGTTTGTATTGTGCGCATTCTTTACATTTAATTGGCGTCACAAAAATTGAGCATAATTGCCTCGCGTTCCACAAAATCTGAATCTACAGTATAATCGATTATATCAAATTTATCAACAGGATAAACAATATTAGCGGGGTTACATATATTAAAAACTACACCTTCTAGAATTTGATTCCCCCCTAAAGCAGGTTCTGTTCCAAAACCAGAAAACACCAAAGCATCAGATAAGGGTACTCCTCGGTTTTGTCCTAAATCTCCACAAATATTATTTTTTACGCGTACTCTTCTAAAAATCACATTACCCGAACCATCTACAGATGATACCGCGCCATTACCCATTTGTAACAAATCAACATCCTCTACCAAACCACCGAGTCCACCTCTTGCCTCTGGGTCATTTTGATCTTCAAATAAAATACCAACACCATACGGGCTATTGTTTCCTATAATTAGTCCTTTTTTAATTTGTTGTCCACCGCTTTTATAAATACTAATATTATCCTCTGTCCAAGCTATTTCTCGATCGTTAATAACTGAAAAGTGTTCTAACAAACCGCCGTCACATTTATCATACTGAACAAGCTGACCTCTTGGGTACGGACCTCGCATGTTATGCCCTTCCAAAAAGGTAATTTTAGAATTATCACATTGATTCATTCGAACTCCTGTAGAACCATCTTCAACCTTGACTTGGTTTATAACTAAATCTTTAGAATTAAACCCATCAATACAATTTCTTTCTGCATCGGGCAATGGCCCTTGTGCAGGTGCATTTATATACTTAATTGAGCAGTTCTCTATGGTCAAATTATCTGCCTCAGAAAACTTAATACCCATATGAGCTCCGGTATATGTAATGATGCAATTTGAAATTTTAACGCCAGAAAAACCTGCTATAGCTATAGCGTCACTAGAAGTCGCAGTAATAAATACATCCTTGATTATTTGGTTATTCTCAGTGACAACA
This genomic stretch from Cellulophaga algicola DSM 14237 harbors:
- a CDS encoding DUF5018 domain-containing protein encodes the protein MNFKTSILEQNIRISILLFLVLTSCKKEDSTQSEIKQSSEKIILSFSFLAADNPILAKDIRATIDKERKTINALFEPGTPLDVLIPTIVYSNNATIFPASKVAKDFSDSVVYTVTAEDGTENSYTTTSTVLEASCIGLDLKASGPIVVTENNQIIKDVFITATSSDAIAIAGFSGVKISNCIITYTGAHMGIKFSEADNLTIENCSIKYINAPAQGPLPDAERNCIDGFNSKDLVINQVKVEDGSTGVRMNQCDNSKITFLEGHNMRGPYPRGQLVQYDKCDGGLLEHFSVINDREIAWTEDNISIYKSGGQQIKKGLIIGNNSPYGVGILFEDQNDPEARGGLGGLVEDVDLLQMGNGAVSSVDGSGNVIFRRVRVKNNICGDLGQNRGVPLSDALVFSGFGTEPALGGNQILEGVVFNICNPANIVYPVDKFDIIDYTVDSDFVEREAIMLNFCDAN
- a CDS encoding thioredoxin family protein, which encodes MKLTLYAFFIVSMLNIFTTNAQEVTWLSWEEAAKLAETDKNPKKIFVDVYTDWCGWCKKMDKDTFQDATVAAYMEKNFYMVKLDGEGKEPIEFKGKTFKFVPSGRNGYHEFAAALMQGKLSYPTTIFLDEKMNMLSPIPGYQKPDAFLQIAKYFGDNIHKEKDWKTYTEGK
- a CDS encoding sulfurtransferase, which codes for MRTIQTSIVSSKWLQAHLNDSNLIILDASAANPMSGALSENISTRIVGARYFDLKTNFSETENPYPNKIPSPEQFQEECQNLGINQNSLLVVYDAMGIYWSPRVWWLFKAMGHVNIAVLDGGLPEWIHHNLPLEENKKETYVRGNFTASFNSEMVVDFNSVLENTISEVAILIDARSQGRFNGTAAEPRKDLRSGSIPNSINIPYTTVLDNHKFKDKTELLQLFENVKNDVRPLVFSCGSGVTACILLLASELVGIKNKKSVYDGSWTEWAQKVL
- the sucC gene encoding ADP-forming succinate--CoA ligase subunit beta, yielding MNLHEYQGKEILASFGVRIQRGIVAHTAKEAVDAAKQLTAETGTGWHVIKAQVHAGGRGKGGGVKLAKNLKEVEEIAGQIIGMTLITPQTSAEGKKVHQILVAEDVYYPGASETKEFYMSVLLNRGTGRNMIMYSTEGGMDIEEVAENTPHLIFTEEIDPGTGLLPFQARKIAFNLGLSGTAFKEMTKFVASLYKAYDESDSSMFEINPVLKTSDDKIMAVDAKVSIDDNALFRRKQYAEMRDLREENAIEVEAGALGLNYVDLDGNVGCMVNGAGLAMATMDLIKQAGGEPANFLDVGGTADAARVEAAFKIILKDPAVKAILINIFGGIVRCDRVAQGVIDAYKNMGTINVPIIVRLQGTNADLAKELIDNSGLDVQSAVQFQEAADKVKAVLG
- the lysA gene encoding diaminopimelate decarboxylase: MTNHDLLNIAKTYGDPVYVYDSEKIIAQFNRLTNAFSGVKKLKLNYAAKALSNITILKLMNSLGSGLDTVSIQEVQLGLLAGFKPENIIFTPNGVSLEEIEEAAKLGVRINIDNLSILEQFGSKFPKVPVCIRINPHVMAGGNSNISVGHIDSKFGISIHQIPHLLRIVELTQMHINGIHMHTGSDILDIDVFLYASEILFETAKNFKELDFIDFGSGFKVPYKEGDIETNIEELGSKLTEKFNAFCKEYGKELTLAFEPGKFLVSEAGQFLAKVNVVKQTTSTVFASIDSGFNHLIRPMLYGSYHQIENISNPEGRERYYSVVGYICETDTFASNRRITEISEGDILTFKNAGAYCFTMASNYNSRFRPAEVLWHKGEAVLIRERETLEDIIKNQVDVKNLFSKKEKATAK